One stretch of Camelus bactrianus isolate YW-2024 breed Bactrian camel chromosome 21, ASM4877302v1, whole genome shotgun sequence DNA includes these proteins:
- the LINGO4 gene encoding leucine-rich repeat and immunoglobulin-like domain-containing nogo receptor-interacting protein 4, protein MAVATAPKQAWPPWPPLFFLLLLPGGSSGSCPAVCDCTSQPRAVLCGHRRLEAVPGGLPLDTELLDLSGNRLWGLQRGMLSRLGLLQELDLSYNQLSTLEPGAFHGLQSLLILRLQGNRLRIMGPGVFSGLPALTLLDLRLNQIVLFLDGAFRELGSLQQLEVGDNHLVFVAPGAFAGLAALSALTLERCNLSTVPGLALARLPALAALRLRELDIERLLAGALRGLGQLRELEIHHWPSLEALEPGSLAGLNLSSLAVTRCNLSSVPFQALRHLSFLRVLDLSQNPISAIPARRLSPLVRLQELRLSGACLTSIAAHAFHGLTAFHLLDVADNALQTLEEAAFPSPDKLVTLRLSGNPLTCDCRLLWLLRLRHRLDFGTSPPACAGPRHVQGKSLREFSDILPPGHFTCQPALIRKSGPRWVIAEEGGHAVFSCSGDGDPAPTVSWMRPQGAWLGRAGRIRVLEDGTLEIRSVQLRDRGAYVCVVSNVAGNDSLRTWLEVIQVEPPNGTLSDPNITMPGIPQPFFLDSRGIAMVLAVGFLPFVTSVTLCFGLIALWSKGKGRVKHHVTFDFVPPRTSGDKNSGGNRVTAKLF, encoded by the coding sequence ATGGCTGTGGCCACAGCTCCAAAGCAAGCCTGGCCCCCGTGGCCCCCCCTCTTTTTCCTGCTCCTCCTGCCTGGGGGGAGCAGCGGCAGCTGCCCTGCTGTGTGTGATTGCACCTCCCAACCCCGGGCAGTGCTGTGCGGCCACCGGCGACTAGAGGCTGTACCAGGGGGACTCCCACTAGACACCGAGCTCCTGGACCTGAGTGGGAACCGTCTGTGGGGGCTTCAGCGGGGAATGCTGTCCCGCCTGGGCCTGCTCCAGGAACTGGATCTCAGCTACAACCAGCTGTCCACCCTCGAGCCGGGGGCCTTCCATGGCCTGCAGAGCCTGCTCATCCTGAGGCTGCAGGGCAATCGGCTGCGAATTATGGGGCCCGGGGTCTTCTCGGGCCTGCCTGCCCTCACGCTCCTGGACCTTCGCCTCAACCAGATTGTCCTCTTCCTTGACGGAGCTTTCAGGGAGCTAGGCAGCCTCCAGCAGCTGGAGGTCGGGGACAACCACCTGGTGTTCGTGGCTCCGGGAGCCTTTGCAGGGCTGGCCGCGCTGAGCGCCCTCACCCTGGAGCGCTGTAACCTCAGCACCGtgcctggcctggccctggcccGCCTCCCAGCGCTGGCGGCCCTAAGGCTCCGAGAACTGGATATTGAGAGGCTGCTGGCAGGGGCGCTCCGGGGGCTGGGGCAGCTACGGGAGCTGGAGATCCACCACTGGCCATCCCTGGAGGCTCTGGAGCCCGGGAGCCTGGCTGGGCTCAACCTTAGCAGCCTGGCCGTCACCCGCTGCAACCTGAGCTCGGTGCCCTTCCAAGCGCTGCGCCACCTGAGCTTCCTCAGGGTGCTGGACCTGTCTCAGAACCCCATCTCAGCCATCCCGGCCCGGAGGCTCAGTCCCCTGGTGCGGCTCCAGGAGCTCCGGCTGTCGGGGGCGTGCCTCACCTCCATCGCTGCCCACGCCTTCCATGGCCTGACTGCCTTCCACCTCCTGGACGTGGCAGATAATGCCCTTCAAACCCTGGAGGAAGCAGCCTTCCCTTCTCCAGACAAACTGGTCACCCTGAGGCTGTCTGGCAACCCTCTGACCTGTGACTGCCGCCTCCTCTGGCTGCTCAGGCTCCGCCACCGCCTGGACTTTGGCACGTCCCCCCCTGCCTGCGCCGGCCCCCGGCATGTCCAGGGGAAGAGCCTGAGGGAGTTTTCAGACATCCTACCTCCGGGGCACTTCACCTGCCAACCAGCCCTGATCCGAAAGTCCGGGCCACGATGGGTCATTGCAGAGGAGGGGGGGCACGCTGTTTTCTCTTGCTCTGGAGATGGAGACCCAGCCCCCACCGTCTCCTGGATGAGGCCTCAGGGGGCTTGGCTGGGAAGGGCCGGGAGAATAAGGGTTCTGGAGGATGGGACACTGGAGATCCGCTCCGTGCAGCTACGGGATAGAGGGGCTTATGTCTGTGTGGTCAGCAATGTCGCTGGGAATGACTCCCTGAGGACCTGGCTGGAAGTTATCCAAGTTGAACCACCAAATGGCACTCTCTCTGACCCCAACATCACCATGCCAGGGATCCCACAGCCTTTCTTTCTGGATAGCAGAGGCATAGCTATGGTGCTGGCAGTCGGTTTCCTCCCCTTCGTCACCTCAGTAACCCTCTGCTTTGGCCTCATTGCCCTCTGGAGCAAGGGCAAAGGCCGGGTCAAACATCATGTGACCTTTGACTTTGTGCCACCTCGGACCTCTGGGGATAAGAATTCTGGGGGCAACCGGGTCACTGCCAAGCTCTTCTGA